The following proteins come from a genomic window of Novosphingobium sp. P6W:
- a CDS encoding TonB-dependent receptor domain-containing protein produces MRTTSIRNFCILGVSLAAIAAATPTFAEEAEDAEAEAIIVTGQRTTYNNAALDENLLDDKSPVASAIDLIGTLPGVQVNEGDAFGFDDWSTTYSIRGYQTNLDTQQVGLTIDGLPNGGSGYGGGSKAGRFVDTMNIGTVEVFQGTADIASRSNEALGGTINFVTSDPKDEFNVRLSGSVGDFDASRYYGRVDTGLIGGVAKAWISYSHQQATDWMEGSANNRRDNFAGKFIVDTPVKLTGYVSYDEAFESNYDQMYSEAQFAANPNSDGLVGVWTGVPAADQQYRQVWNTKRKNFFAYLKGETTIADAVDLKASVYYHDMAGRGDWAPPYIVDVIQDGTGPQSEISGGSVKGTPAWWAGLPAGSGTPVYYATNASGAAVDPTTAASFLWQQSYRHTHYRKDRLGGTADAAWNAQFGMVENTLRGGLWYEDTNRREWRDWHHLTDTRVGPAYDAAPYWTQYDRKYPQTTFKWYVEEQVQVGPVTANVGAKQFINHIDREDLFGETPNLKTKSKSKVLWSGGVKVEPLDGLDVFGGYSENFKALSDTLLEYSADAIENIEPETAENWEAGVRYASPIFNASATWFKSKFSNQVIFVPSSTSAGPDYLSEGDGRFFNAGGIDSEGFELLANVRPVAGVSLYGAYTHIDATYRGTGSTELDAEQGVTAGNRVAGIPKDMWVLSGTYTYGPVKLGLTGKYTGNRFVNANNSWTAKNNFLTDLSVAVKGQALSDRFKALEFSLNITNLTDESYLGGISGNYAWIGTPRTMIFSATADF; encoded by the coding sequence ATGCGCACCACATCGATCCGTAATTTCTGCATTCTCGGCGTCAGCCTCGCCGCGATCGCCGCCGCCACGCCCACTTTCGCCGAAGAGGCGGAAGACGCCGAAGCCGAGGCCATCATCGTCACCGGCCAGCGCACAACCTACAACAACGCCGCCCTCGACGAGAACCTGCTGGACGACAAATCGCCGGTCGCCTCCGCGATCGACCTCATCGGCACCCTGCCCGGCGTACAGGTGAATGAGGGCGACGCTTTCGGCTTCGACGACTGGTCGACCACTTATTCGATCCGCGGCTACCAGACCAACCTCGACACGCAGCAGGTCGGCCTGACCATCGACGGACTGCCGAACGGCGGCTCGGGCTACGGCGGCGGCTCGAAGGCCGGCCGCTTCGTAGACACCATGAACATCGGCACGGTCGAGGTCTTCCAAGGCACCGCCGATATCGCGTCGCGCTCGAACGAAGCGCTGGGCGGCACCATCAATTTCGTCACCTCGGACCCGAAGGACGAATTCAACGTGCGCCTCTCCGGCTCGGTCGGCGACTTTGACGCAAGCCGCTATTACGGCCGCGTCGACACCGGCCTGATCGGCGGCGTCGCCAAGGCGTGGATTTCCTATTCGCACCAGCAGGCCACCGACTGGATGGAAGGCTCGGCTAACAATCGCCGCGACAACTTCGCGGGCAAGTTCATCGTCGACACGCCCGTCAAGCTGACCGGCTATGTCAGCTACGACGAGGCGTTCGAAAGCAACTACGACCAGATGTACTCGGAGGCGCAGTTCGCCGCCAATCCCAATTCCGACGGCCTCGTCGGAGTGTGGACCGGCGTACCTGCGGCCGACCAGCAGTATCGCCAGGTCTGGAACACCAAGCGCAAGAACTTCTTCGCCTACCTGAAGGGCGAGACCACGATTGCCGATGCGGTCGATCTCAAAGCCTCGGTCTACTACCATGACATGGCCGGCCGCGGTGACTGGGCGCCGCCCTACATCGTCGACGTGATCCAGGACGGAACTGGCCCGCAGAGCGAGATTTCCGGTGGCTCGGTCAAGGGCACGCCCGCATGGTGGGCCGGCCTGCCCGCAGGCTCGGGCACGCCGGTCTATTATGCCACCAATGCCTCCGGCGCTGCGGTCGATCCGACCACGGCCGCCAGCTTCCTGTGGCAGCAGTCCTACCGCCACACCCATTACCGCAAGGACCGCCTCGGCGGCACCGCCGACGCGGCATGGAACGCGCAGTTCGGCATGGTCGAGAACACCCTGCGCGGCGGCTTGTGGTACGAAGACACCAATCGCCGCGAATGGCGCGACTGGCACCACCTCACCGACACCCGCGTCGGCCCTGCCTATGACGCCGCACCGTACTGGACCCAGTACGATCGCAAGTATCCGCAGACCACCTTCAAGTGGTACGTCGAGGAACAAGTCCAGGTCGGCCCGGTCACGGCCAATGTCGGCGCCAAGCAGTTCATCAACCACATCGACCGCGAGGACCTGTTCGGCGAAACCCCGAACCTGAAGACCAAGTCGAAGTCTAAGGTCCTGTGGTCCGGCGGCGTCAAGGTCGAACCGCTCGATGGCCTCGACGTGTTCGGCGGCTATTCGGAAAACTTTAAGGCGCTGAGCGATACCCTGCTCGAATACAGTGCCGACGCCATCGAGAACATCGAGCCCGAAACCGCCGAAAACTGGGAAGCGGGCGTGCGTTACGCCAGCCCGATCTTCAATGCCTCGGCGACATGGTTCAAGAGCAAGTTCTCCAATCAGGTGATCTTCGTGCCGTCCTCGACCTCGGCCGGCCCGGATTATCTGAGCGAAGGCGACGGCCGGTTTTTCAATGCCGGCGGCATCGACTCCGAAGGCTTCGAACTGCTTGCCAACGTGCGGCCGGTGGCCGGTGTCAGCCTCTACGGTGCCTATACTCACATCGACGCCACCTATCGCGGCACGGGCAGCACCGAACTTGATGCCGAGCAAGGCGTAACCGCCGGCAACCGCGTCGCAGGCATTCCCAAGGACATGTGGGTGCTCTCGGGGACCTACACCTACGGACCGGTCAAGCTGGGCCTGACCGGCAAGTACACCGGAAACCGTTTCGTCAATGCTAACAACAGCTGGACGGCCAAGAACAACTTCCTCACTGACCTCTCGGTCGCAGTGAAGGGCCAGGCGCTGAGCGACCGCTTCAAGGCATTGGAGTTCTCGCTCAACATCACCAACCTTACCGACGAGAGCTACCTCGGCGGTATCTCGGGCAACTACGCCTGGATCGGCACCCCGCGTACGATGATCTTCAGCGCCACCGCCGACTTCTGA
- a CDS encoding DUF2334 domain-containing protein, whose product MTETKRLLASIHDVGPGFEREVEQLAALLERRLGSPRFAMLVVPDHWGRHPLASAPAFKARLRAWADAGVEMFVHGWFHRDYAEHRGLARIKARHMTASEGEFLGLEEAEALRRMQKGRALVEDATGRAAAGFIAPAWLYGPGARAALRRSGLALAEDHWRVWDAASDKVLARGPVITWASRSVARTASSIAFAGLARQALPVLPTVRIAVHPGDVTKPELIASIDATLVRFARSHEPSRYAQIRV is encoded by the coding sequence ATGACCGAAACCAAGCGCCTTCTTGCCTCGATCCATGATGTCGGCCCCGGTTTCGAGCGGGAGGTGGAACAGCTTGCCGCGCTGCTTGAACGGCGGCTGGGCAGCCCGCGCTTTGCGATGCTGGTGGTCCCCGATCACTGGGGGCGTCACCCGCTGGCCAGCGCTCCGGCGTTCAAGGCGCGGCTGCGGGCGTGGGCGGATGCGGGGGTGGAGATGTTCGTCCACGGCTGGTTCCACCGCGACTACGCCGAGCATCGCGGCCTTGCCCGTATTAAGGCACGGCACATGACGGCATCGGAGGGAGAGTTCCTGGGGCTGGAGGAAGCCGAAGCGCTGCGCCGCATGCAGAAGGGCAGGGCGCTTGTCGAGGACGCGACGGGCCGCGCGGCGGCGGGCTTCATCGCCCCGGCCTGGCTCTATGGTCCTGGTGCGCGCGCGGCGCTGCGCCGGTCCGGGCTGGCGCTGGCGGAAGACCACTGGCGGGTCTGGGACGCTGCCAGCGACAAGGTGCTGGCGCGCGGTCCGGTGATTACCTGGGCCAGTCGCAGCGTAGCGCGCACGGCGTCGTCGATCGCTTTTGCAGGGCTGGCGCGGCAGGCCTTGCCGGTCCTGCCGACGGTGCGGATCGCGGTGCATCCGGGCGACGTCACCAAGCCCGAGCTGATAGCCAGCATCGATGCCACGCTGGTTCGGTTCGCGCGTAGTCATGAGCCTTCCCGCTATGCGCAGATCCGCGTCTGA
- a CDS encoding glycosyltransferase, which produces MHEALGHGPLRIAIPIHSLEPGGVERVALGLATQWRSAGHQVTVVLGRSGGSGLSSAPALDYWSVPTRLSTASWETPWMIHTLYSFLVERRVDVLFCPGNTYAVVAAAMKLLLGGHAPPMMLKVSNALHRPDMPQPIRSGYGTWLRTQGAVFDSLVALSEPMRREIRECMLAEARQVSVIANPVLTRQRLRLLGRIERRAPSAWGMRYLAAGRLVAQKNYPLLLRAFAGAARADDQLTIAGEGPERARLEALVDGLGIAGQVHFAGHVASIDPLLEKADALVLSSDYEGLPGVVVEALAAGLPVLATDCCVSMTSLVDHERTGLIVPTGSIETFAQGLVQLRQMRGDPQRARSVASIYEVEGAAHRYIELMQDVARRCDHDRRRGLALSTLAPCRSLRRS; this is translated from the coding sequence ATGCACGAAGCGCTTGGACATGGACCACTCAGGATCGCGATCCCGATCCACAGCCTGGAACCGGGCGGCGTGGAACGTGTCGCGCTGGGGCTGGCGACGCAGTGGCGCAGCGCCGGGCATCAGGTGACGGTGGTGCTTGGCCGCTCGGGCGGCTCGGGCCTGTCCAGCGCGCCGGCGCTCGATTACTGGAGCGTTCCCACGCGGCTATCGACTGCATCCTGGGAAACGCCGTGGATGATCCACACCCTCTACAGTTTCCTGGTCGAGCGCCGGGTCGATGTACTGTTTTGTCCCGGTAATACCTACGCTGTTGTCGCCGCTGCGATGAAGCTGCTGTTAGGCGGCCATGCGCCGCCGATGATGCTCAAGGTCAGCAATGCGCTGCACCGGCCCGACATGCCGCAGCCGATCCGCAGCGGCTATGGCACCTGGCTGCGCACGCAGGGGGCGGTGTTCGATTCGCTTGTCGCCTTGTCCGAACCGATGCGCCGCGAAATCCGCGAATGCATGCTGGCGGAAGCGCGGCAGGTCAGCGTCATTGCTAATCCCGTGCTGACCCGCCAGCGCCTGCGCCTGCTGGGCCGGATCGAGCGGCGCGCCCCTTCTGCATGGGGCATGCGCTATCTCGCTGCGGGACGGCTAGTGGCGCAGAAGAACTATCCCCTGCTGCTGCGCGCCTTCGCAGGCGCGGCGCGGGCGGACGATCAACTGACCATCGCCGGGGAAGGGCCGGAGCGCGCCCGCCTTGAAGCGCTGGTCGATGGACTGGGTATTGCCGGGCAGGTGCATTTCGCCGGCCACGTTGCCAGCATCGATCCGCTGCTGGAGAAGGCCGATGCCTTGGTCCTCAGCTCGGACTACGAGGGCCTCCCCGGCGTCGTCGTCGAGGCGCTGGCGGCTGGGCTGCCCGTGCTGGCGACCGACTGCTGTGTCAGCATGACCAGCCTTGTCGATCACGAACGCACGGGACTGATCGTTCCCACCGGCAGCATCGAGACTTTCGCGCAGGGGCTGGTGCAACTTCGGCAGATGCGCGGCGACCCCCAGCGCGCTCGCTCCGTGGCCTCGATCTATGAGGTCGAAGGCGCGGCGCATCGCTACATCGAACTCATGCAGGACGTCGCCCGGCGGTGCGATCACGATCGCAGGCGCGGCCTTGCCCTCAGCACGCTGGCGCCCTGCCGCTCGCTACGGCGCTCATAA
- a CDS encoding DUF2141 domain-containing protein, which yields MISVVSLGVVLPLAAAATVASTPDLGKAEARCRPGESGSAFTVEVEGLKDRTGNLKLEVYPANDRDFLADDNQLISAGKTFRRVEMPVPASGPVRICVRVPGPSTYAVSLLHDRDEDRKFNWKVDGIGFAGNPRLFLGKPRAANASASAGRAPTRLTIVLNYRRGLGVAPLAAR from the coding sequence ATGATTTCCGTCGTTTCCCTCGGCGTCGTACTGCCGCTAGCGGCAGCTGCGACCGTGGCTTCCACCCCTGATCTCGGCAAGGCCGAAGCGCGCTGCCGCCCCGGTGAGAGCGGTTCCGCCTTCACGGTCGAGGTCGAGGGCCTCAAGGACCGCACCGGCAACCTCAAACTTGAGGTGTACCCGGCCAACGACCGCGACTTCCTCGCCGATGACAACCAGCTCATTAGCGCCGGCAAGACCTTCCGCCGCGTGGAAATGCCGGTTCCGGCGAGCGGTCCGGTGCGAATTTGCGTGCGGGTGCCCGGCCCCAGCACATATGCAGTGAGCCTGCTCCATGACCGCGACGAGGACCGCAAGTTCAACTGGAAGGTCGATGGCATCGGTTTCGCGGGCAACCCCCGGTTGTTCCTCGGCAAGCCGCGCGCTGCCAATGCCAGCGCCAGTGCGGGCCGTGCGCCGACCCGGCTTACGATCGTGCTCAACTACCGCAGGGGCCTCGGTGTCGCCCCGCTGGCAGCAAGGTGA
- a CDS encoding glycosyltransferase — MRIVDVCAFYTPHGGGVRTYVEQKLRIGPQLGHEIVILAPGDEDGVVERGPNARIVTLKSPRFPLDRKYGYFASAEQLHGALDELAPDFVEATSPWRSAGLVADWAGAAPRSLVMHADPLSAFAYRWFGQVFSRKTIDWQFSVYWEHLRRHSRRFDHIVCANSDLSRRLAEGGVPRTVTLPMGVEPGRFSPLNRDPALRARLLAACDLPESASLLLACGRLSPEKRWPMVIDAVNAAGQQSPIGLVMFGEGRERRTILKHIAGNPHVRLFEPERDRETFARILASPDALIHGCEAETYCMAAAEARASGTPVIVPDGGGAADHAGDGAGMTYAACDPAAAAWAIATVLRSPRRQPQEARTITQHFAELFALYEQTRVRLRAAA; from the coding sequence ATGAGGATCGTCGACGTCTGCGCTTTTTACACTCCGCATGGCGGCGGTGTGCGCACGTATGTGGAACAGAAGCTGCGCATCGGACCGCAACTGGGCCATGAGATCGTCATCCTAGCCCCCGGCGACGAGGACGGCGTGGTCGAACGCGGACCGAACGCCCGGATCGTCACGCTGAAAAGCCCGCGCTTTCCGCTGGACCGCAAGTACGGCTACTTCGCCTCGGCCGAGCAATTGCACGGTGCCCTCGATGAACTGGCGCCCGATTTTGTCGAAGCGACGTCGCCCTGGCGCAGCGCCGGCCTCGTCGCCGACTGGGCGGGGGCTGCGCCGCGTAGTCTGGTGATGCATGCAGACCCGCTTTCCGCCTTCGCTTATCGCTGGTTCGGGCAGGTCTTCTCGCGCAAGACGATCGACTGGCAGTTTTCGGTCTACTGGGAGCATCTGCGCCGCCACAGCCGCCGCTTCGACCATATCGTATGCGCCAACAGCGACCTTTCGCGCCGGTTGGCCGAAGGCGGCGTGCCGCGCACGGTGACGCTGCCGATGGGGGTGGAGCCGGGCCGCTTCTCCCCGCTCAACCGCGATCCTGCCTTGCGCGCACGGTTGCTGGCAGCCTGCGACCTGCCGGAAAGCGCCAGCCTGCTGCTCGCCTGTGGGCGGCTTTCGCCCGAGAAGCGCTGGCCGATGGTGATCGATGCGGTCAACGCCGCCGGCCAGCAGTCGCCGATCGGCCTGGTCATGTTCGGCGAGGGGCGCGAGCGCCGCACGATCCTCAAGCACATCGCCGGCAATCCGCACGTCCGCCTGTTCGAGCCCGAGCGCGACCGCGAAACCTTCGCGCGCATCCTCGCCAGCCCCGATGCGCTGATCCACGGGTGTGAGGCGGAAACGTACTGCATGGCCGCCGCCGAAGCGCGCGCGAGCGGCACCCCGGTCATCGTTCCCGATGGCGGCGGTGCGGCCGATCACGCGGGCGATGGCGCAGGCATGACTTACGCCGCCTGCGACCCGGCAGCAGCGGCGTGGGCCATCGCCACCGTCCTGCGCAGCCCCCGTCGGCAGCCGCAGGAAGCGCGCACGATTACGCAGCACTTCGCCGAGCTTTTCGCGCTTTACGAACAAACGCGCGTCCGTCTGCGCGCAGCGGCCTGA